From Amphiprion ocellaris isolate individual 3 ecotype Okinawa chromosome 10, ASM2253959v1, whole genome shotgun sequence, one genomic window encodes:
- the LOC111572759 gene encoding collagen alpha-5(IV) chain-like, whose translation MGRLMFVAPLILFAVMLMATEGKNCACNGKSRCLCEGEKGSRGDKGFPGETGPPGVAGRPGSDGHRGLMGPKGSTGPDGPPGSKGDPGLEGKEGFAGSHGLPGVPGLQGPPGPPGAPGCNGTDGDAGLPGPPGNYGLDGNPGPPGLPGPKGESFILTHSQRGPPGLPGRDGSPGDPGFPGGQGPQGNPGSRGSVGYPGPTGARGVKGQEGTSGIPGPRGPKGTEGPRGPPGPPGRVREYLTESLGVLKGVKGQQGDFGDKGCKGEPGDAGFSISAKGTKGDKGLQGPEGKLGKDGDSGQHGVRGRPGPKGDSGYPGAPGPLGEKGNRGPPGPPGNIYGPVTQPLKGYQGDPGSPGQPGVPGRQGVVGFPGPHGPPGYGSGTSVPGPRGPNGLPGPKGDPGEPGDIYPGRPGLEGDPGDQGPPGDPGPPGPPEDRTNRITKGLPGMKGMRGVPGPVGYDGTFGMKGEKGEPCYECEGSGPPGPPGPRGVPGSPGYNGGPGNKGDPGFPGPRGSPGSHGPTGEPGFSGPPGPKGDSYSYNTPGIKGEKGEPGQPGRRGPDGIPGSPGLPGRKGNQGLPGDSYPYLGAVGDRGFPGQPGLPGSLGPVGYPGPGGYGPDGFTGSKGDAGVPGLPGQPGFPGQKGEPGHIHIRGLPGPPGIKGRPGSPGGPGYQGAPGSPGSPGVPGQKGETGSVSVPGQPGLPGRKGEKGHPGVPGPPVRGFPGQPGAQGPPGPPGQKGEGGLGYSGPPGPQGRPGEDGDPGPVGNPGFTGQPGNPGPGGNPGFQGDKGRKGLVGPPGLPGSKDLCESLPGHQGPPGPDGYPGPPGVNGLPGEKGNVGSPGFGRPGAPGEPGVPGPSVPGPSGPPGPTGIKGLTGVPGQPGLRGDPGPDGLSGYGPEGLPGSRGAPGQIGDSGRQGARGPPGFPGTKGVPGPRGPQGYPSPPQNFTGSPGESGVPGYPGLAGPDGEPGYNGPKGQRGKQGLPGSPGQRGPPGIPGIDGSEVLPGNPGPPGPPGDHGPRGPPGYKGLKGDPGLPGGPGPNGAPGLPGYRGPVGEPNYHGYGPPGPIGRKGEPGLINTFVMKGHKGESGIGGSLGLPGNRGAKGNPGSIGANGSPGNQGPKGSDGPPGGKGRRGPIGSAGNPGPPGGIGYPGSKGNQGNDGIPGPPGQKGDTVVIPGMPGRRGVPGPPGPPGVPGLPGLPSTGTPGPTGDRGRPGPPGNMGPRGPPGSDGLCVSGSKGDRGRPGGPGSRGYPGPRGPPGPTVPGLKGDRGDPGFSGSPGYNGQPGDSGPEGPPGPRGRRGGPGPRGDSGPPGYQGPYGDKGDPGYIPGSPGFPGAKGFPGRPGLKGEPAIGRAIYEPGPPGIPGPPGNRGPPGSTGPSGPSGPPGPPGVKGRQGSSPPGQPGFTGRKGEKGRAGLQGPEGRPGSPGVKGPRGLPGRGGLGYVDSFMIVRHSQSIRVPDCPYGTSLLYSGYSFLFINGNERAHGQDLGTTGSCLPRFTTMPFLFCDTESTCRFASRNDYSYWLSTDTLMPADMVSITGDRLASYISRCSVCETTSNVIAIHSQTTVIPQCPRSWESLWTGYSFVMQTGAGAEGSSQPLVSPGSCLEYFRQVPFIECHGRGTCNYYPDSYSYWLASLDPNNMFSKPVPQTVKGPSLQSVISRCRVCRKPQQYNTGERRGDTF comes from the exons GGAGATGCTGGACTTCCTGGTCCTCCTGGGAATTATGGTCTTGATGGGAATCCA GGTCCACCAGGTCTGCCTGGACCTAag GGTGAATCTTTCATATTAACCCATTCACAACGTGGGCCTCCTGGGCTGCCTGGAAGAGATGGAAGCCCG GGAGATCCAGGTTTCCCTGGAGGGCAAGGGCCACAAGGGAACCCTGGATCAAGGGGGTCTGTT GGGTATCCTGGTCCCACAGGGGCTCGAGGAGTTAAG GGTCAAGAAGGCACAAGTGGTATCCCAGGACCTCGAGGACCAAag GGCACAGAGGGACCCCGAGGCCCACCAGGGCCACCTGGTCGGGTTAGAGAATACCTGACAGAGAGCCTCGGTGTGTTGAAG GGGGTAAAGGGACAACAAGGTGATTTTGGAGATAAAGGCTGCAAGGGTGAACCA GGAGATGCTGGCTTTAGCATTTCTGCAAAAGGGACAAAGGGAGACAAAGGACTGCAGGGTCCAGAA GGAAAGCTCGGGAAGGATGGCGACTCTGGACAACATGGAGTTAGG GGAAGGCCTGGACCCAAAGGTGATTCGGGATATCCAGGGGCACCAGGACCACTG GGTGAAAAAGGAAACAGAGGTCCACCTGGTCCACCTGGAAAT ATATATGGCCCTGTGACACAGCCACTTAAAGGATACCAGGGTGATCCTGGTTCTCCAGGCCAACCTGGGGTCCCTGGGCGTCAAG GCGTTGTGGGATTCCCTGGACCTCATGGACCTCCAG GCTATGGATCTGGGACTTCTGTACCAGGCCCTCGTGGTCCCAATGGATTGCCAGGCCCCAAAGGAGACCCTGGAGAGCCTGGAGACATTTATCCAGGACGACCAGGTCTAGAAGGGGATCCTGGTGACCAAGGGCCTCCTGGTGATCCAGGCCCACCTGGACCTCCTGAAGACAGAA CTAACAGGATTACCAAGGGTCTCCCAGGCATGAAGGGAATGAGGGGTGTACCTGGACCTGTTGGATATGATGGAACATTTGGAATGAAAG GAGAGAAGGGGGAGCCTTGTTATGAATGTGAAGGATCAGGACCTCCAGGACCTCCGGGTCCCCGTGGTGTGCCTGGCAGTCCTG GCTATAATGGAGGACCAGGTAACAAAGGCGATCCAGGGTTCCCAGGACCTCGAGGTTCACCTGGAAGTCAT GGTCCCACTGGTGAACCAGGATTTTCTGGCCCTCCAGGACCAAAGGGAGACTCATATTCCTACAACACTCCTGGGATAAAGGGTGAAAAAGGAGAGCCAGGACAGCCTGGCCGGCGGGGTCCAGATGGCATCCCTGGGTCTCCTGGATTACCAGGTCGCAAAGGCAATCAAGGACTTCCAGGAGATTCa TATCCCTACCTTGGTGCTGTTGGAGACCGTGGGTTCCCAGGCCAGCCAGGGCTTCCAGGCAGCCTAGGACCAGTTGGCTACCCTGGGCCAGGAGGTTATGGGCCTGATGGATTTACAGGAAGTAAGGGAGATGCTGGGGTACCTGGCCTGCCAGGACAGCCAGGATTTCCAG GCCAAAAGGGGGAACCTGGCCACATCCACATCAGAGGACTTCCTGGACCACCTGGAATTAAAGGACGGCCTGGTTCACCAGGAGGCCCAG GTTATCAAGGGGCACCAGGTTCCCCAGGATCACCAGGTGTTCCAGGACAGAAAGGGGAAACAGGCAGTGTGTCAGTTCCTGGACAGCCGGGGTTACCAGGAAGGAAAG GTGAAAAGGGGCATCCAGGAGTCCCAGGTCCTCCAGTCAGGGGCTTTCCAGGTCAGCCAGGTGCACAAGGTCCTCCTGGTCCTCCAGGACAGAAG GGTGAGGGTGGCCTTGGTTATTCTGGCCCTCCAGGCCCCCAAGGGCGTCCAGGTGAAGATGGAGATCCTGGGCCAGTTGGTAATCCTGGGTTCACTGGTCAACCTGGAAATCCAGGACCAGGAGGGAATCCAGGGTTTCAAGGAGATAAAG GAAGAAAAGGCCTTGTAGGTCCTCCAGGACTGCCTGGTAGCAAAGATTTATGTGAAAGTTTACCTGGACATCAAGGACCACCAGGACCAGATGGTTATCCAGGACCTCCCG GAGTTAATGGTTTGCCAGGTGAGAAGGGAAATGTAGGTTCACCTGGGTTTGGTCGTCCTGGAGCTCCTGGTGAGCCTGGTGTCCCTGGACCATCAGTGCCGGGTCCAAGTGGGCCTCCTGGACCAACAGGGATTAAAGGACTAACTGGTGTGCCTGGCCAACCAG GACTGAGAGGGGACCCCGGACCAGACGGACTATCAGGATATGGACCAGAAGGGTTGCCTGGAAGTAGAGGGGCACCAGGTCAAATAG GTGACTCTGGCCGACAAGGAGCCAGAGgtcctccaggttttccaggCACGAAAGGAGTACCAGGCCCCAGAGGTCCTCAAGGGTACCCATCACCACCACAAAACTTTACTGGAAGCCCAGGCGAAAGTGGTGTACCAG GTTACCCTGGTCTAGCTGGTCCCGATGGAGAGCCAGGATACAATGGACCAAAAGGGCAGCGAGGAAAACAGGGACTACCAGGGAGTCCTGGACAAAGAG GTCCTCCAGGTATTCCAGGTATTGATGGATCAGAGGTCTTACCAGGAAATCCAGGACCTCCTGGACCCCCTGGAGATCATGGACCAAGAGGCCCTCCAG GGTACAAGGGACTTAAAGGAGATCCAGGACTCCCTGGAGGACCAGGACCTAATGGTGCTCCAGGGTTACCTGGTTACAGAGGACCTGTTGGAGAACCAAACTACCATGGCTATGGCCCACCTGGGCCAATAGGACGAAAG GGTGAACCAGGATTAATTAACACTTTTGTGATGAAGGGACACAAAGGAGAATCTGGTATTGGAGGTTCACTAGGTCTACCAGGAAATCGCGGAGCCAAAGGAAACCCAGGATCCATTGGAGCAAATG GTTCCCCAGGCAATCAAGGGCCAAAAGGTTCAGATGGCCCTCCAGGGGGCAAAGGACGACGAGGGCCTATTGGATCAGCAG GTAACCCGGGTCCACCAGGTGGCATTGGTTATCCAGGTTCTAAAGGCAACCAGGGTAATGATGGGATCCCTGGGCCACCGGGGCAGAAAGGAGACACTG TCGTAATACCAGGGATGCCAGGGAGGCGCGGTGTCCCAGGTCCACCAG GTCCTCCAGGGGTGCCTGGTCTTCCTGGCCTCCCTTCTACAGGTACCCCTGGACCAACAGGGGACAGGGGACGTCCAGGTCCACCTGGTAATATGGGTCCAAGAGGACCACCGGGATCAGATGGGCTATGTGTTTCTGGGTCTAAAGGAGATCGTGGTCGTCCTGGCGGCCCTGGAAGCAGAG GCTATCCCGGCCCACGTGGCCCTCCAGGTCCCACAGTCCCTGGGTTAAAAGGAGACAGAGGGGATCCAGGGTTTTCAGGGAGTCCAGGTTATAATGGACAACCTGGAGATTCAGGCCCTGAAGGGCCGCCA GGTCCAAGAGGCAGACGTGGAGGCCCTGGACCAAGAGGTGATTCTGGTCCTCCTGGATACCAAGGGCCCTATG GAGACAAAGGAGACCCTGGATACATCCCAGGTTCACCTGGTTTTCCTGGAGCCAAAGGTTTTCCTGGACGACCAG GTCTTAAAGGTGAACCAGCAATTGGCAGAGCGATATACGAACCAGGGCCTCCTGGTATACCTGGTCCCCCAGGCAATCGAGGACCCCCAGGGAGCACTGGTCCATCAGGACCATCGGGGCCCCCAG GCCCGCCAGGTGTCAAAGGAAGGCAGGGTTCCAGCCCACCTGGCCAGCCTGGATTTACTGGACGCAAAGGAGAGAAAGGAAGAGCGGGACTGCAag GTCCAGAAGGCAGACCTGGAAGCCCAGGAGTCAAGGGTCCAAGAGGTTTGCCCGGCAGAGGGGGTTTAGGTTATGTGGACAGTTTCATGATTGTCAGACACAGCCAGAGTATCCGGGTCCCCGACTGCCCTTATGGCACCAGCCTTCTGTACAGTGGTTACTCCTTCCTCTTCATCAACGGAAATGAGAGAGCTCATGGTCAGGACCTTg GCACCACAGGGAGCTGTCTGCCTCGCTTCACCACCATGCCCTTCCTGTTCTGTGATACAGAAAGTACCTGCCGCTTTGCTTCTCGTAATGACTATTCATACTGGTTGTCCACTGACACACTTATGCCTGCAGACATGGTTTCTATCACAGGGGACAGGCTGGCTTCCTACATTAGCAG GTGTTCAGTGTGTGAAACCACCTCCAATGTCATCGCCATCCACAGCCAGACAACTGTAATACCACAGTGTCCCAGAAGCTGGGAATCCCTATGGACTGGATACTCGTTTGTCATG CAAACAGGTGCAGGAGCAGAAGGATCCTCCCAGCCCCTGGTTTCTCCTGGCTCATGTCTGGAATATTTCCGCCAAGTGCCCTTTATCGAGTGTCACGGCAGGGGAACGTGTAACTACTACCCTGATTCCTATAGCTACTGGCTGGCCTCCCTCGACCCGAACAACATGTTCAG TAAACCGGTTCCTCAGACAGTGAAGGGACCTTCTCTACAAAGTGTCATCAGCCGATGTCGGGTCTGCAGGAAACCACAGCAATACAACACTGGTGAAAGACGTGGGGacactttttaa